Proteins from a single region of Ensifer adhaerens:
- a CDS encoding ABC transporter ATP-binding protein, which produces MSALLKVEDLKVSFPTRTGLVEAVRGVSFTLGRERLGIVGESGSGKSQTGRAIMGLTPGHAQVTAKQLTFDGIDLLSASPKVRRDLRGQRIAMILQDPKYSLNPVMSIGRQIVETLRQHENVSRGEARERALDMLAAVQIRDPKRVYDLYPHEVSGGMGQRAMIAMMLVAGPELLIADEPTSALDVTVQLEVLGILDKLVAERGMGLIFVSHDLRLVSSFCDRVIVMYAGRIVEELAASELANAKHPYTQGLLNCMPAIGSDRHPLPVLDRKPEWAR; this is translated from the coding sequence ATGAGTGCGCTTCTGAAGGTTGAAGACCTCAAGGTCTCGTTCCCGACCCGCACCGGCCTCGTCGAGGCCGTGCGCGGCGTCTCCTTCACGCTTGGCCGCGAACGTCTCGGCATCGTCGGCGAGAGCGGTTCCGGCAAGTCGCAGACGGGCCGGGCGATCATGGGGCTGACGCCAGGCCATGCACAGGTGACGGCAAAGCAACTCACCTTCGACGGCATCGATTTGCTTTCGGCATCGCCGAAGGTCCGTCGGGACCTCAGGGGGCAGCGTATCGCGATGATCCTGCAGGATCCGAAGTATTCGCTGAACCCGGTCATGAGCATCGGTCGGCAGATCGTCGAGACGCTCAGGCAGCATGAGAATGTCAGCCGCGGCGAAGCCCGGGAGAGGGCACTCGACATGCTGGCGGCGGTGCAGATCCGCGATCCGAAGCGTGTCTATGATCTCTATCCGCATGAGGTTTCGGGCGGCATGGGGCAGCGTGCGATGATCGCGATGATGCTGGTTGCCGGGCCGGAACTCCTGATCGCCGACGAACCGACTTCGGCGCTCGACGTGACAGTGCAGCTCGAAGTGCTTGGTATCCTCGACAAGCTGGTGGCCGAACGCGGCATGGGCCTGATCTTCGTGTCGCACGACCTGCGCCTGGTCTCGTCCTTCTGCGATCGGGTGATCGTCATGTATGCCGGCAGGATCGTCGAGGAACTGGCGGCGTCGGAACTCGCCAACGCCAAACATCCCTATACCCAAGGTTTGCTGAACTGCATGCCGGCGATCGGCTCCGATCGTCATCCGCTGCCGGTTCTCGACCGCAAGCCGGAGTGGGCACGATGA
- a CDS encoding alpha/beta hydrolase has translation MGGRLLRSFSLAGPKGHWGRIAATLLLAVTLAACAGRPVGVLVPSGTTGGASEVDLMVATTRAPSAEPGVLFSGERSDELSLTEIVVSIPPEKNREVGQVQWPKKLPANPERDFSTVSVTPLKQGNDVQSWLKGNLPKTRRVLIFVHGFNNRYEDAVYRFAQIVHDSGTDVAPVIFTWPSRASIFDYNYDKESTNYSRDALEELLRRASSNPQVGEITVMAHSMGSWLTVEALRQMAIRDGRIAPKITDVILASPDLDVDVFGQQIRAMGAKRPKFALFVSRDDRALTLSRRISGNVDRLGQIDPTAEPYRTQLEQAGISVIDLTALKGGDKLNHGKFAESPEVVRLLGNRLIAGQTVTDSDVGLGERLGAVTLGATQTVGSAASLAVSTPIMIFDPNTRKNYNEQVRRLGQSVENTVGATVTP, from the coding sequence ATGGGGGGTCGGTTGCTGCGTTCGTTTTCTCTCGCAGGCCCGAAGGGGCATTGGGGCCGGATCGCCGCGACACTCCTTCTGGCGGTAACCCTTGCAGCCTGCGCCGGCCGCCCCGTCGGCGTGCTGGTCCCCTCGGGAACGACGGGCGGTGCCTCCGAGGTCGACCTGATGGTCGCCACGACCCGTGCTCCCTCTGCTGAACCCGGCGTGCTCTTCAGCGGCGAGCGGTCAGACGAACTTTCGCTGACGGAAATCGTCGTTTCGATCCCGCCGGAAAAGAACCGCGAAGTCGGGCAGGTTCAATGGCCGAAGAAGCTTCCTGCCAATCCGGAGCGCGACTTCTCGACCGTCAGCGTCACGCCGCTGAAACAGGGCAACGACGTTCAGAGCTGGCTGAAGGGCAACCTTCCCAAGACCCGGCGCGTGCTGATCTTCGTTCACGGCTTCAACAACCGCTACGAAGACGCCGTCTACCGCTTTGCCCAGATCGTGCACGATAGCGGCACGGACGTCGCACCCGTGATCTTCACCTGGCCCTCGCGCGCCAGCATCTTCGACTATAACTACGACAAGGAAAGCACCAACTATTCGCGCGACGCGCTGGAGGAACTGCTTCGGCGTGCGTCGAGCAATCCGCAGGTTGGCGAAATCACCGTCATGGCCCATTCCATGGGGTCGTGGCTGACGGTCGAGGCACTACGCCAGATGGCGATCCGCGATGGACGCATTGCACCCAAGATCACCGACGTCATCCTGGCGTCGCCCGATCTCGACGTCGATGTCTTTGGCCAGCAGATCCGCGCCATGGGCGCAAAGCGCCCGAAGTTCGCGCTGTTCGTGTCGCGCGACGACCGGGCGCTGACGCTCTCCAGGCGCATTTCCGGCAATGTCGACCGCCTCGGACAGATCGATCCGACCGCCGAGCCCTACCGCACGCAGCTGGAACAGGCAGGCATCAGCGTGATCGACCTGACGGCGCTGAAGGGCGGCGACAAGCTGAACCACGGCAAGTTCGCCGAAAGCCCGGAAGTCGTACGCCTGCTCGGCAACCGCCTGATCGCAGGCCAGACCGTGACCGATTCCGACGTCGGGCTCGGCGAGCGCCTGGGTGCCGTCACGCTCGGCGCCACCCAGACGGTCGGCAGCGCGGCGAGCCTGGCAGTCTCGACGCCGATCATGATTTTCGACCCCAACACCCGCAAGAATTACAACGAGCAAGTGCGACGTCTCGGCCAGTCGGTGGAAAACACCGTCGGCGCAACCGTAACACCCTGA
- the nikC gene encoding nickel transporter permease, with translation MTRREWLLSDRPQSRTQARLGRAYMTWQRFAANKLAVLGLLILLALVFVAAFADLLAPHSPYIGDLANARLMPPGTPGYLLGTDDLGRDILSRLIHGSRLTLAVVLLVAVIAAPIGLIVGAVAGYAGGWVDAVLMRITDIFLAFPKLVLALAFVAALGPGIENAVIAIAITSWPPYARIARAETLTVRNSDYISAVQLMGASPIRIVFRHVMPMCMSSLIVRVTLDMAGIILTAAGLGFLGLGAQPPLPEWGAMIASGRRFILDQWWVATMPGIAILIVSLGFNLLGDGLRDALDPRESGQ, from the coding sequence ATGACGCGCCGCGAATGGCTGCTGTCCGATCGTCCGCAGTCGCGCACCCAGGCTCGCCTCGGCCGCGCCTACATGACCTGGCAGCGCTTCGCTGCCAACAAGCTCGCCGTTCTCGGCCTGCTCATACTCTTGGCGCTGGTCTTCGTTGCGGCCTTTGCGGATCTTCTCGCACCGCACTCGCCCTATATCGGCGATCTCGCCAATGCACGGCTGATGCCGCCGGGAACCCCCGGCTATCTGCTCGGCACCGATGATCTCGGCCGCGACATCCTCTCGCGGCTGATCCACGGATCGCGGCTGACGCTTGCCGTCGTGCTGCTCGTCGCTGTTATCGCCGCACCGATCGGCCTGATCGTCGGCGCGGTCGCCGGCTATGCCGGCGGCTGGGTCGATGCGGTGCTGATGCGCATCACCGACATCTTCCTCGCCTTCCCGAAGCTGGTCCTGGCGCTCGCTTTCGTCGCAGCGCTCGGGCCTGGCATCGAGAATGCCGTCATCGCGATCGCGATCACCTCCTGGCCGCCCTATGCGCGTATCGCCCGCGCCGAGACGCTGACGGTGCGCAACTCCGACTACATTTCGGCGGTGCAGCTCATGGGCGCGTCGCCCATTCGCATCGTCTTCCGTCACGTCATGCCGATGTGCATGTCGTCGCTGATCGTGCGTGTCACGCTCGACATGGCCGGCATCATCCTGACGGCGGCCGGCCTCGGCTTCCTCGGCCTCGGCGCACAGCCGCCGCTGCCGGAATGGGGCGCGATGATTGCGTCGGGCCGCCGCTTCATCCTCGACCAGTGGTGGGTTGCGACCATGCCCGGCATTGCGATCCTGATCGTCAGCCTCGGCTTCAACCTGCTCGGTGATGGCCTGCGCGATGCGCTCGATCCCCGGGAGAGCGGCCAATGA
- a CDS encoding dipeptidase, translating into MQAVFDGHNDVLLRLWQNARKGFDPVREFVDGIDQGHIDAPRAKAGGLIGGISAIYVPSGDLVLQTPDENGHYETPLSAPLEHLPSLAIAVELADIAVRLDRAGAWKLCRSTDEIRGAVEAGVFASVLHMEGCEAIGADLSALETFYAAGLRSLGPVWSRHNAFGHGVPFSYPKSPDTAPGLTDAGFELVRACNRLGILIDLAHITEKGFWDVAKTTHQPLVASHSNAHALTAVARNLTDRQLDAVRESKGLVGLNYATTMLRADGQENAATPLSDMVRHVDYMVERMGIECVALGSDFDGATIPEGIADAAGSQALVAALRRAGYGDAELAKICRENWWRVLGQAWHEAA; encoded by the coding sequence ATGCAGGCGGTTTTCGATGGCCACAATGACGTGCTTCTGCGCCTGTGGCAGAACGCCCGAAAGGGCTTTGATCCGGTGCGCGAGTTCGTCGACGGTATCGATCAGGGCCACATCGATGCACCCCGCGCCAAAGCGGGCGGCCTCATCGGCGGCATTTCGGCGATCTACGTCCCCTCGGGCGATCTGGTCCTGCAGACGCCGGATGAGAATGGTCACTACGAAACTCCGCTTTCTGCACCCCTCGAGCATCTGCCGTCGCTGGCGATTGCCGTGGAGCTCGCCGACATCGCCGTTCGCCTCGACCGGGCAGGGGCGTGGAAGCTCTGCCGCTCGACCGACGAGATCCGCGGTGCGGTCGAGGCCGGCGTCTTTGCTTCCGTCCTGCATATGGAAGGTTGCGAAGCGATCGGCGCTGATCTTTCGGCACTTGAAACCTTCTATGCCGCTGGACTGCGCTCGCTCGGTCCCGTCTGGAGCCGCCACAACGCCTTCGGCCATGGCGTGCCGTTCTCCTATCCGAAGTCGCCGGACACAGCACCGGGACTGACGGATGCAGGCTTCGAACTGGTGCGCGCCTGCAACCGGCTGGGCATCCTGATCGATCTCGCCCATATCACCGAAAAAGGGTTCTGGGACGTCGCGAAGACCACGCACCAGCCGCTGGTCGCCAGCCATTCGAACGCCCATGCACTGACAGCGGTTGCGCGCAACCTGACCGACAGACAGCTCGATGCCGTCCGGGAAAGCAAAGGGCTCGTCGGGCTCAACTATGCGACGACGATGCTGCGCGCCGATGGGCAGGAAAATGCCGCCACGCCGCTTTCCGACATGGTCCGCCATGTCGACTACATGGTCGAGCGCATGGGGATCGAATGCGTGGCGCTCGGATCGGATTTCGATGGCGCGACGATCCCTGAGGGGATCGCCGACGCTGCAGGTAGCCAGGCGCTCGTCGCTGCGCTGAGACGCGCCGGATATGGTGACGCCGAACTGGCAAAGATATGCCGGGAGAACTGGTGGAGAGTTCTGGGGCAGGCTTGGCACGAGGCCGCCTGA
- a CDS encoding ABC transporter permease, translating to MSGTGTVDGRKRARPGKIAAAVLRFFVVVVTTYLGLLAVTFFIGRVIPIDPVLAVLGDRAPTHVVERTREAMGLNLPLYQQFFIYVRQALTGDFGVSVLTTNPVMTDIRRVFPATMELATLGTLIGALIGVPLGVLAAVKRGSIADQIVRVIGLVGYSVPIFWLALLSLLVFYARMKWVAYPGRIDIVFEYTFTPITGFYLFDALWQRQWDVLWDVFRHIILPASLLGYFSLAYISRMTRSFMLNELQQEYIVAARAKGLSETRIIWGHALRNAAVPLVTVIALSYAGLLEGSVLTETVFAWPGLGLYITNSLQNADMNAVLGGTIIIGSVFIGINLLSDLLYRTLDPRTRQR from the coding sequence ATGAGCGGAACAGGGACCGTGGACGGGCGCAAACGCGCCCGTCCCGGCAAGATTGCGGCAGCCGTGCTGCGCTTTTTCGTGGTCGTCGTCACGACCTATCTCGGCCTCCTGGCCGTCACCTTTTTCATCGGCCGGGTGATCCCGATCGATCCGGTTCTGGCCGTCCTCGGCGACCGGGCGCCGACGCATGTCGTGGAAAGGACGCGCGAGGCGATGGGGCTGAACCTGCCCCTCTACCAACAGTTCTTCATTTATGTCCGTCAGGCGCTGACCGGTGATTTCGGCGTTTCGGTGCTGACGACCAATCCTGTCATGACCGACATCCGTCGGGTGTTTCCCGCGACGATGGAGCTTGCGACGCTCGGCACGCTCATCGGCGCGCTGATCGGCGTGCCGCTCGGGGTGCTTGCCGCCGTCAAGCGCGGCAGTATCGCCGACCAGATCGTGCGCGTCATCGGCCTTGTCGGCTATTCCGTGCCGATCTTCTGGCTGGCGCTTCTGTCGTTGCTCGTCTTCTATGCGCGGATGAAGTGGGTCGCCTATCCCGGCCGTATCGATATCGTCTTCGAATACACGTTCACGCCGATCACCGGCTTCTACCTGTTTGACGCGCTCTGGCAGCGGCAATGGGACGTGCTCTGGGATGTCTTCCGCCACATCATCCTGCCGGCTTCGCTGCTCGGCTATTTCTCGCTCGCCTATATCAGCCGCATGACCCGCAGCTTCATGCTCAACGAGCTGCAGCAGGAATACATCGTTGCGGCGCGCGCCAAGGGCCTGTCTGAGACCCGGATCATCTGGGGACATGCGCTCAGGAACGCTGCCGTGCCGCTCGTGACCGTCATCGCGCTCTCCTATGCCGGTCTGCTCGAAGGCTCGGTGCTGACCGAAACCGTGTTCGCCTGGCCGGGCCTCGGCCTCTACATCACCAACTCGCTGCAGAATGCCGACATGAACGCCGTGCTTGGCGGCACCATCATCATCGGTTCGGTCTTCATCGGCATCAATCTCCTGTCCGATCTTCTCTACCGGACGCTCGACCCGAGGACGCGCCAGCGATGA
- a CDS encoding class I SAM-dependent methyltransferase — MPHNCRFCSTPLTTVVADLGSTPWSNSFLEPTEEAIARERAFPLKAMVCSECLLVQTTETVPADEIFTDGYAYLSSFSTSWLEHARRYADTMTERFGLGNTSQVVEVASNDGYLLQYFVAKGVPVLGVEPAANAARIAEGRKVPTEVAFFGRETATALVNRGIRADLTAANNVLAHVPDIADFVGGFAILLKPDGVATFEFPHLLRLMEGVQFDTIYHEHYSYLSLAAVERIFANAGLKVFDVEELTTHGGSLRVFAQLATGTREATERLKAVREQEAAAGLMRMETYAAFDARIAAVCKGFKEFLARAKAEGKTVAAYGAAAKGNTFLNVCGVKPGDIAFAVDRNDLKQGKLLPGTHIPVHAPSHLQVAKPDYLVILPWNLTTEIVADNAAIRAWGGQFVVAIPELKIF; from the coding sequence ATGCCCCACAACTGCCGTTTCTGTTCCACGCCGCTCACGACCGTCGTTGCCGATCTGGGATCGACACCCTGGTCGAATTCGTTCCTGGAGCCGACAGAGGAAGCGATCGCGCGCGAACGCGCATTTCCGCTGAAGGCGATGGTCTGTTCCGAATGCCTGCTGGTGCAGACGACGGAAACCGTGCCGGCCGATGAGATCTTCACCGACGGCTACGCCTATCTCTCGTCGTTCTCGACAAGCTGGCTGGAGCACGCCCGCCGCTACGCCGACACCATGACCGAGCGTTTCGGACTCGGCAATACGTCGCAGGTCGTCGAGGTTGCCTCCAATGACGGCTACCTGCTGCAATACTTCGTCGCCAAGGGCGTACCCGTGCTCGGCGTCGAGCCCGCTGCCAATGCGGCACGGATCGCCGAAGGCCGCAAGGTTCCAACCGAGGTGGCCTTCTTCGGCCGGGAAACCGCGACAGCGCTCGTCAATCGCGGCATCCGCGCCGATCTGACCGCCGCCAACAACGTGCTGGCGCATGTGCCCGATATCGCCGATTTCGTCGGCGGCTTTGCCATCCTGTTGAAACCCGACGGCGTGGCGACGTTCGAGTTCCCGCATCTCCTGCGCCTCATGGAAGGCGTGCAGTTCGACACGATCTACCACGAACACTATTCGTATCTGTCGCTGGCCGCCGTCGAACGCATCTTCGCAAACGCTGGCCTGAAGGTCTTCGACGTCGAGGAACTCACGACCCACGGCGGTTCGTTGCGCGTCTTTGCCCAGCTTGCCACCGGCACGCGCGAAGCAACCGAAAGGCTCAAAGCCGTCCGCGAACAGGAAGCCGCTGCCGGTCTGATGCGGATGGAAACCTATGCTGCCTTCGACGCCCGCATCGCCGCCGTCTGCAAAGGGTTCAAGGAGTTCCTGGCGCGCGCCAAGGCCGAAGGCAAGACGGTGGCCGCCTATGGCGCCGCCGCCAAGGGAAACACTTTCCTCAATGTCTGCGGCGTGAAGCCGGGCGACATTGCCTTCGCCGTCGACCGCAACGATCTGAAGCAGGGCAAGCTGCTGCCGGGCACCCACATCCCGGTGCACGCCCCGTCCCACCTGCAGGTTGCGAAGCCCGATTATCTCGTCATCCTGCCGTGGAACCTGACCACGGAAATCGTTGCGGACAATGCTGCCATCCGCGCCTGGGGTGGACAGTTCGTCGTTGCAATTCCGGAGCTGAAAATCTTCTGA
- a CDS encoding glycosyltransferase family 2 protein has translation MSTIDLCLVATRRPDLLAQTLASFRDKIFLRLELRGAYLNLDPVFGSPDDQSACVEIFRSHFPDGIVFQPETPGFCAAVARLWSATSADYIFHLEDDWIALREMDGDLLTPFAVPAITQVSFHTADQNWDIRRKGHFHRRNEYARLLGIKIPLFRTFPKFTTSPSILRGGFARHCAGLMDFSRDPEKQFYSGVNPAMETYVARSRNYIFSPEARPVIKDIGREWREKRRIQKVITNSTSVWRQSA, from the coding sequence ATGTCCACTATTGACCTATGCCTTGTCGCCACCCGGCGACCGGATCTGCTTGCCCAGACGCTGGCCAGCTTCCGGGACAAGATCTTTCTCAGGCTCGAGCTGCGCGGCGCCTATCTCAACCTTGACCCAGTCTTCGGATCGCCCGACGATCAGAGCGCTTGCGTGGAGATCTTCCGCAGCCACTTCCCCGACGGCATCGTCTTCCAACCGGAGACCCCGGGCTTCTGCGCGGCTGTCGCGAGATTATGGTCAGCAACCAGCGCCGACTACATTTTCCACCTCGAAGACGACTGGATCGCCCTGAGGGAAATGGACGGAGATCTGCTGACCCCCTTTGCCGTCCCCGCGATCACCCAGGTGTCGTTCCATACCGCAGACCAGAACTGGGATATCCGTCGCAAGGGACACTTCCACCGGCGAAACGAGTATGCGCGCCTCCTCGGGATCAAGATCCCGCTGTTTCGCACTTTCCCGAAATTCACGACGTCTCCGTCCATCCTTCGCGGCGGTTTTGCGCGCCATTGCGCCGGGCTGATGGATTTTTCGCGTGACCCCGAGAAGCAGTTCTATTCCGGCGTCAACCCGGCAATGGAAACCTACGTCGCCCGGTCCAGGAACTACATCTTCTCGCCTGAGGCCCGCCCTGTCATCAAGGACATCGGACGGGAATGGCGCGAAAAACGCCGCATCCAGAAGGTGATCACCAACTCGACCTCGGTCTGGCGACAGAGCGCGTAA
- a CDS encoding Gfo/Idh/MocA family protein gives MRLLVVGTGGMANSHAQAFAKIEGVEMVGAVDVDPKRAQAFADKHGIADTFTSLDEAIAWGKFDAATNVTPDKAHHPTTLALLAAGKHVLCEKPLAESYAKAAEMADAAERSGLVTMVNLTYRNVAPLQKARAMVLAGEVGKLRHLEASYLQSWLVSKAWGDWATETQWLWRLSTKHGSNGVLGDVGIHILDFAGYGAGTDASRIFARLKTFDKAPGNRIGEYDLDANDSFVMTAEFDNGAMGVVHASRWATGHLNELRLRLHGDKGALEVVHTPDGSTLRACLGADVETATWRDVDAGGVPTNYQRFVEAVREGKTEEPGFRHAANLQKVLDLAMETEASRRELAV, from the coding sequence ATGCGTCTTCTTGTAGTTGGAACCGGCGGCATGGCGAACAGCCATGCCCAGGCCTTTGCCAAGATCGAAGGCGTCGAAATGGTCGGCGCCGTCGATGTGGATCCGAAGCGCGCCCAGGCCTTTGCCGACAAGCACGGGATTGCCGACACCTTCACCTCGCTCGACGAGGCTATCGCCTGGGGCAAGTTCGATGCGGCGACGAACGTGACGCCGGACAAGGCGCATCACCCGACGACGTTGGCGCTCCTTGCTGCCGGCAAGCACGTGCTGTGCGAAAAGCCGCTTGCCGAGAGCTATGCCAAGGCGGCGGAGATGGCGGACGCAGCAGAGCGCTCCGGCCTGGTGACCATGGTCAATCTCACCTATCGCAATGTCGCGCCCTTGCAAAAGGCACGGGCGATGGTGCTTGCGGGCGAGGTCGGCAAACTGCGTCACCTCGAGGCGTCATACCTGCAGAGCTGGCTCGTTTCGAAGGCCTGGGGCGATTGGGCTACAGAAACGCAATGGCTGTGGCGGCTTTCGACCAAGCACGGCTCGAACGGCGTGCTTGGCGATGTCGGCATCCACATCCTCGATTTTGCCGGCTACGGTGCGGGCACCGACGCGTCGCGAATCTTCGCGCGGCTGAAGACCTTCGACAAGGCACCCGGCAACCGCATCGGCGAATACGACCTCGACGCCAACGACAGCTTCGTCATGACGGCCGAATTCGACAACGGCGCTATGGGCGTCGTCCATGCCAGCCGCTGGGCGACCGGGCATCTGAACGAACTGCGGCTCAGGCTGCACGGCGACAAGGGCGCACTCGAAGTGGTGCACACGCCCGACGGTTCGACACTGCGCGCCTGCCTCGGCGCCGATGTCGAAACCGCAACCTGGCGTGACGTCGACGCAGGGGGCGTCCCGACGAACTACCAGCGTTTCGTGGAGGCCGTTCGCGAGGGCAAGACCGAGGAGCCGGGTTTCCGCCATGCGGCAAACCTGCAGAAGGTGCTGGATCTCGCGATGGAGACGGAAGCCTCACGGCGCGAACTTGCGGTTTGA
- a CDS encoding ABC transporter substrate-binding protein translates to MMHKLNGRLRLLTASAALAMVMAATAPAFAETPKDTLVEAFAIDDVISMDPGEAFELTAAEITGNTYNMLVRLDINDTTKVVGDLADSWTVSDDGLTYTFKLKSGLKFASGNPVTAEDVAWSFERAVKLDKSPAFILTQFGLNGDNVTEKAKAADAQTFVFTVDQPYAPSFVLNCLTATVGAVLDKKLVLENVKAVTPSDDFKYDNDFGNEWLKTGYAGSGPFKLREWRANEVIVLERNDNYYGEQAKLARVIYRHMKESSGQRLALEAGDIDVARNLEPGDYDAVAKNADLATTNAPKGTVYYISLNQKNANLAKPEVREAFKYLVDYDAIGSTLIKGIGEIHQSFLPKGVLGALDENPYKLDVAKAKELLAKAGLADGFTVTMDVRNGQPVTGIAESFQQTLGQAGVKLEIIPGDGKQTLTKYRARNHDMYIGQWGMDYFDPNSNAETFTSNPDNSDEGKNKTLAWRNAWDVPELTKKTKDALLERDSAKRAETYKELQKTVLGESPFVIIFQQTEVAGYRGNVKGLKLGPSFDTNFVAGITKE, encoded by the coding sequence ATGATGCACAAGCTCAATGGACGTCTTCGTCTTCTGACCGCTTCTGCGGCGCTGGCCATGGTGATGGCCGCGACCGCACCGGCGTTTGCCGAAACGCCGAAGGACACGCTGGTCGAGGCATTCGCGATCGACGACGTCATTTCCATGGATCCGGGCGAAGCCTTCGAGCTGACCGCGGCTGAAATCACCGGCAACACCTACAACATGCTGGTGCGGCTCGACATCAACGACACGACCAAGGTCGTCGGCGACCTCGCCGACAGCTGGACCGTGTCCGACGACGGCCTGACCTATACGTTCAAGCTGAAGTCCGGCCTGAAGTTTGCCTCCGGCAACCCGGTGACCGCCGAGGACGTCGCATGGTCGTTCGAGCGCGCCGTCAAGCTCGACAAGAGCCCGGCCTTCATCCTCACGCAGTTCGGCCTTAACGGCGACAACGTGACGGAAAAGGCCAAGGCTGCGGACGCGCAGACCTTCGTCTTCACCGTCGACCAGCCCTATGCACCGAGCTTCGTGCTCAACTGCCTGACAGCGACGGTAGGCGCCGTGCTCGACAAGAAGCTCGTGCTCGAAAACGTCAAGGCGGTCACGCCGAGCGACGACTTCAAGTACGACAACGACTTTGGCAATGAATGGCTGAAGACCGGTTATGCCGGTTCCGGCCCGTTCAAGCTGCGCGAATGGCGCGCCAACGAAGTCATCGTGCTTGAGCGCAATGACAACTACTACGGCGAACAGGCGAAACTCGCCCGCGTCATCTACCGCCACATGAAGGAAAGCTCGGGCCAGCGCCTGGCGCTCGAAGCGGGCGACATCGACGTTGCACGCAACCTCGAGCCGGGCGATTACGACGCCGTCGCGAAGAATGCCGACCTCGCCACGACGAATGCGCCGAAGGGCACGGTCTACTACATCAGCCTCAACCAGAAGAACGCCAACCTCGCCAAGCCGGAAGTGCGCGAAGCGTTCAAGTATCTGGTCGACTACGATGCAATCGGTTCGACCCTCATCAAGGGTATCGGCGAGATCCACCAGAGCTTCCTGCCGAAGGGCGTTCTGGGTGCTCTCGACGAGAACCCCTACAAGCTCGACGTTGCGAAGGCGAAGGAACTGCTGGCCAAAGCCGGCCTTGCCGACGGCTTCACCGTCACCATGGACGTTCGCAACGGCCAGCCGGTCACCGGCATTGCCGAATCCTTCCAGCAGACGCTTGGCCAGGCCGGCGTGAAGCTCGAAATCATCCCGGGCGACGGCAAGCAGACGCTGACGAAGTACCGCGCCCGTAACCACGACATGTATATCGGTCAGTGGGGCATGGACTATTTCGATCCGAATTCCAACGCCGAAACCTTCACCAGCAATCCCGACAATTCCGACGAAGGCAAGAACAAGACGCTCGCCTGGCGCAACGCCTGGGACGTTCCGGAGCTGACGAAGAAGACCAAGGACGCCCTGCTTGAGCGCGACAGCGCCAAGCGTGCCGAGACCTACAAGGAACTGCAGAAGACGGTGCTCGGCGAAAGCCCGTTCGTCATCATCTTCCAGCAGACCGAAGTCGCCGGCTATCGCGGCAACGTCAAGGGCCTGAAGCTCGGTCCGAGCTTCGACACCAACTTCGTCGCCGGTATCACAAAAGAATAA
- a CDS encoding ABC transporter ATP-binding protein, whose product MTSAVSVSNLSVTYDEFKALNDVSVEIAPGESFGLVGESGSGKSTLLRAIAGLAPVTGGTIRVHDRVLKGAKRDKAFYRAVQMVFQDPYGSLHPRQTIDRQLLEPLAIHGVADGERRILKALDEVGLGSGFRFRYPHQLSGGQRQRVAIARALILEPSILLLDEPTSALDASVQAEVLNLLEQVRRDHKLTFIMVSHDLGVVTHMCDRLAVMQGGRVVEHLSSADLVAGRIGEEYTRSLMVASKGFQRKDAAPAV is encoded by the coding sequence ATGACCTCAGCCGTTTCCGTTTCGAACCTCTCTGTCACCTATGACGAGTTCAAGGCGCTGAACGACGTCAGCGTCGAGATTGCGCCGGGCGAATCCTTCGGCCTCGTCGGTGAGTCCGGATCGGGCAAGTCGACATTGCTGCGGGCAATCGCAGGTCTGGCCCCGGTCACGGGCGGCACCATCCGGGTCCATGATCGTGTTCTCAAGGGGGCCAAGCGCGACAAGGCCTTCTATCGCGCCGTGCAGATGGTTTTCCAGGATCCCTATGGTTCGCTGCATCCGCGCCAGACGATCGACCGGCAATTGCTCGAACCCCTGGCGATCCACGGTGTTGCCGACGGCGAGCGCCGTATCCTGAAGGCGCTCGACGAGGTGGGGCTCGGATCCGGGTTCCGGTTCCGCTATCCGCACCAGCTCTCGGGCGGCCAGCGTCAGCGGGTCGCGATCGCTCGCGCGTTGATCCTCGAACCCTCGATCCTGCTTCTCGACGAACCGACCTCGGCGCTCGACGCTTCGGTTCAGGCGGAGGTGCTCAACCTGTTGGAACAGGTGCGGCGTGACCACAAGCTCACCTTCATCATGGTCAGCCACGACCTCGGCGTCGTCACCCATATGTGCGACCGGCTGGCAGTCATGCAGGGCGGGCGCGTCGTCGAGCACCTGTCGTCCGCGGATCTCGTCGCCGGGCGCATTGGCGAGGAGTATACGCGTAGCCTGATGGTGGCGAGCAAGGGCTTTCAGCGCAAGGACGCTGCCCCGGCCGTGTAA